A portion of the Nitrospirota bacterium genome contains these proteins:
- the ctaD gene encoding cytochrome c oxidase subunit I produces MTTESSEKSFYETPGRHTGILSWILSTDHKRIGILYLTSMFSFFFVAVILGVLMRLELIAPGRTIMSATTYNAAFTVHGVIMIFLFIIPGIPAGLGNFIMPLQIGARDVAFPRINLMSWWFYISGAIVIIVSLFTGGGAPDTGWTFYVPYSIRTGTNVTLAVFGVFLLGISSTLTGINFVTTIHRLRAPGMKWFRLPLFVWSLYATGWVQILATPVLALTLLLLIAERLYGLGFFDPSKGGDPLMFEHLFWIYSHPAVYIMILPAMGAVTEIIPVFARRTIFGYKAIAFSSLAIASAGYLVWGHHMFTSGMSDTARMVFSFLTFIVAIPSGIKVFNWVASLYKGSIELVSPLLFTISFIFLFSIGGLTGLINGALATNVFVHGTYFIVAHFHYTMFGGTAFAFFAALHFWFPKITGRMYREALAIKAWIILFIGFNVLYFPMFILGFEGMPRRYYDYLPRFQTEQFISTVGSWILATGLAIMFYNLISSIFTGEKAPGNPWGGSTLEWTTSSPPPHENFEEQPVVTGGPYRFGKGK; encoded by the coding sequence ATGACAACTGAAAGCAGTGAGAAGAGTTTTTACGAAACGCCAGGAAGGCATACAGGAATATTATCGTGGATACTTTCCACAGATCATAAAAGAATCGGTATCCTCTATTTGACGTCAATGTTCAGCTTCTTCTTTGTCGCCGTAATATTAGGTGTGCTCATGAGACTTGAACTTATCGCGCCCGGCAGGACCATAATGTCCGCCACTACTTACAATGCCGCCTTCACGGTCCACGGCGTTATCATGATCTTTCTTTTCATCATTCCCGGCATCCCCGCCGGACTGGGAAATTTCATAATGCCCCTTCAAATAGGCGCGAGGGACGTTGCCTTTCCGAGAATTAATCTAATGTCATGGTGGTTTTATATTTCAGGAGCAATTGTAATTATTGTGTCTCTTTTTACCGGTGGCGGAGCGCCTGATACCGGCTGGACCTTCTACGTTCCTTACAGCATCAGGACCGGGACGAATGTGACGCTTGCTGTCTTCGGGGTCTTCTTGCTTGGCATTTCATCAACCCTGACCGGGATAAACTTTGTAACGACGATTCACCGTTTGCGCGCCCCGGGCATGAAGTGGTTCAGGCTGCCGCTTTTCGTCTGGTCGCTTTACGCGACAGGATGGGTCCAGATACTTGCAACGCCTGTGCTCGCGCTGACACTTTTACTCCTGATAGCGGAAAGGCTTTACGGCTTAGGTTTCTTTGATCCCTCAAAAGGCGGAGACCCGTTGATGTTTGAGCACTTGTTCTGGATATATTCACATCCGGCTGTCTACATAATGATCCTTCCAGCAATGGGCGCGGTGACGGAGATAATCCCTGTTTTTGCGAGAAGGACGATATTCGGTTATAAGGCCATCGCCTTCTCAAGCCTCGCGATTGCTTCCGCCGGTTATCTTGTGTGGGGACATCATATGTTCACAAGCGGGATGAGCGATACGGCAAGGATGGTTTTTTCTTTCCTGACTTTCATCGTTGCCATACCGAGCGGCATCAAGGTGTTTAACTGGGTGGCAAGCCTTTACAAGGGTTCAATAGAGCTGGTCTCTCCGCTTCTGTTTACCATTTCTTTTATATTCCTTTTCTCAATCGGCGGACTCACCGGGCTCATCAACGGCGCTCTGGCGACAAATGTTTTTGTTCACGGCACATATTTTATCGTGGCCCATTTCCACTATACGATGTTCGGAGGGACTGCGTTCGCCTTCTTTGCCGCGCTTCATTTCTGGTTTCCAAAGATCACCGGCAGGATGTACAGGGAGGCCCTCGCGATAAAAGCATGGATCATCCTGTTCATCGGTTTCAATGTTCTTTACTTCCCCATGTTCATCCTTGGTTTTGAAGGTATGCCCAGGAGATACTATGATTATCTGCCCCGGTTCCAGACAGAGCAGTTTATATCAACGGTCGGCTCATGGATACTCGCAACCGGGTTAGCGATAATGTTTTACAACCTCATCAGTTCAATTTTCACGGGAGAAAAAGCCCCGGGAAATCCCTGGGGCGGGAGCACGCTTGAATGGACAACTTCATCTCCCCCGCCTCATGAAAACTTTGAAGAGCAGCCTGTAGTGACCGGCGGGCCGTACAGGTTCGGGAAGGGCAAATGA
- a CDS encoding cache domain-containing protein translates to MKKVLVSIFVTLFTLSMVSVTFAGDSGTKAEAEAMVKKAIAYIKEAGKEKAFAEINNKQGKFVDRDLYIFVYDLNGKVLAHGANAKMIGKDLIEMQDPDGKFYVKERVEIAKTKGKGWQDYKFTNPTTKKIEPKTAYIEKLDDMIIGCGVYNK, encoded by the coding sequence ATGAAAAAAGTTTTAGTTAGTATCTTCGTTACTCTTTTTACACTGAGCATGGTCAGCGTAACCTTCGCAGGTGACAGCGGCACAAAAGCCGAGGCAGAGGCAATGGTGAAAAAAGCGATTGCCTATATAAAAGAGGCCGGCAAAGAAAAGGCCTTCGCAGAAATCAATAATAAGCAGGGAAAATTTGTGGACAGAGACCTTTATATTTTTGTATACGACCTGAACGGTAAGGTCCTTGCGCACGGCGCAAACGCGAAAATGATCGGTAAAGACTTGATAGAGATGCAAGACCCAGACGGGAAATTCTATGTAAAAGAAAGAGTGGAAATTGCAAAGACAAAGGGCAAGGGCTGGCAGGACTATAAGTTTACAAATCCGACAACCAAAAAGATTGAGCCGAAAACGGCTTATATCGAAAAGCTTGACGACATGATCATAGGCTGCGGCGTTTATAATAAGTAA
- a CDS encoding MBL fold metallo-hydrolase, protein MDGGSEINNLPVRVYRKIGNSPGASEELLAKFRIHLPDRPGSLAAFASVIADRGGNISFFHYDRSKDSNRVVVEVRFEQDDSLQSLLNSLKENHYSFDSSQFFQDDLQITALENILEIKVRLGNIPGTLAAFASALAEHDANVIFMLYDEDIDPGSADISMVTKDPEEIDRLLNAINEKGYYYRVVYRGTDEQEVSHIIGLKLVEKFFIRLKKLLPQSDIEELKSLVESSKDLSQDLLQFYKEAGNNLEAGDVFEKVLTFASRSRSRTGDKFSVIEMPVLKFGDVTLSGFRLPTSENLYVFRHGDELTMIDSGHGIYYEDIKRLLKNKSLDPAKVKRIFVTHPDTDHAGASGYFEDEFGARIFMHPGSDDVISNMNRAHGISGGLLDLNKYYTRLSVKFTACKFPMRVHHLATDKLGRIGGFKIIDTFEIGDLRFDVLESHGGHTAGLVFYLNREYGLIFTSDFLLNIQSLSPEEKEHMSIYRYLLTNPNSNSNIYKEETAALKQLIESLNRELKRFSRAVCIFPGHGEYYRFRDLI, encoded by the coding sequence ATGGACGGCGGATCTGAAATCAATAATTTACCCGTAAGAGTATACAGGAAGATCGGAAACTCTCCAGGGGCTTCAGAAGAACTTCTTGCAAAATTCCGTATCCACCTGCCTGACCGTCCCGGATCACTTGCAGCCTTCGCCTCAGTTATCGCGGACCGCGGCGGGAATATTTCCTTTTTTCATTATGACCGCTCCAAAGACAGCAACAGGGTTGTGGTTGAAGTGCGATTTGAGCAGGACGACAGTCTTCAATCGCTCTTAAATTCACTGAAAGAAAATCATTACTCTTTTGACAGCTCTCAATTTTTCCAGGACGACCTGCAGATCACCGCTCTCGAAAATATCCTTGAAATAAAGGTCAGGCTGGGAAACATCCCCGGCACATTGGCTGCGTTCGCCAGCGCTCTTGCGGAACATGACGCAAATGTCATCTTCATGCTTTACGATGAAGATATTGATCCCGGATCGGCGGACATTTCAATGGTAACAAAAGACCCTGAAGAGATCGACCGTCTGCTTAATGCAATAAATGAGAAGGGATATTATTACAGGGTGGTTTACCGCGGGACCGACGAGCAGGAAGTGTCGCATATCATCGGCCTTAAGCTGGTGGAGAAATTCTTTATAAGGCTGAAAAAGCTCCTGCCACAAAGCGACATCGAGGAGCTTAAATCCCTCGTTGAATCATCAAAAGACCTTTCCCAGGACCTGCTGCAATTTTATAAAGAGGCGGGGAACAACCTTGAGGCGGGTGATGTGTTTGAGAAAGTCCTCACGTTCGCCTCACGTTCACGAAGCAGGACAGGCGATAAATTTTCAGTCATTGAGATGCCTGTACTGAAATTCGGTGATGTGACGCTGTCAGGTTTCAGGCTGCCTACAAGTGAGAATCTCTATGTATTCAGGCACGGAGATGAGCTGACAATGATAGACTCCGGCCACGGAATTTACTATGAAGATATAAAGCGGCTGCTGAAGAATAAGTCCCTCGACCCCGCAAAAGTCAAAAGGATATTTGTCACGCATCCAGATACCGATCACGCCGGGGCCTCAGGATATTTTGAAGATGAGTTCGGCGCCAGGATTTTCATGCATCCCGGCAGTGATGACGTGATTTCAAATATGAACAGGGCGCATGGCATCTCAGGTGGGCTTTTGGACCTGAATAAATACTACACACGCCTTTCCGTCAAATTCACTGCGTGCAAATTCCCCATGAGGGTACATCATCTGGCTACAGACAAGCTCGGAAGAATAGGCGGATTTAAAATAATTGATACCTTTGAGATAGGGGACCTCAGGTTTGACGTGCTGGAAAGCCATGGGGGCCATACCGCTGGACTGGTCTTTTACCTTAACAGGGAATACGGGCTTATATTCACCTCGGATTTCCTGCTTAATATACAGAGTCTTTCGCCGGAGGAAAAAGAACACATGAGCATTTACAGGTATTTGCTGACAAACCCCAACAGCAATTCAAATATTTATAAAGAGGAAACTGCCGCGTTAAAGCAATTGATAGAGTCTCTGAACAGGGAACTGAAGCGTTTTTCGAGGGCAGTGTGTATTTTCCCAGGGCACGGAGAATATTACCGATTCCGGGACCTCATTTAG
- a CDS encoding cytochrome C oxidase subunit IV family protein, which produces MKERNNHIIGFKTYVIVWLCLLILTVLTVAVSGMKLGMSGSLTSVIIATLKASLILLFFMHLKYERFLITAMLLLTVMTIAVIIGLTFFDVWYRY; this is translated from the coding sequence ATGAAAGAAAGAAATAATCATATCATCGGTTTCAAAACCTACGTAATAGTCTGGCTTTGTCTATTGATATTAACCGTGCTGACTGTCGCGGTCTCAGGCATGAAATTGGGAATGTCAGGGTCGCTCACGTCCGTCATCATTGCTACACTCAAGGCATCCCTGATCCTCTTATTTTTTATGCACCTGAAATATGAAAGGTTCCTTATTACCGCGATGCTCCTGTTGACGGTCATGACTATTGCCGTTATCATCGGACTGACTTTCTTTGATGTATGGTACAGGTATTAA
- a CDS encoding MCP four helix bundle domain-containing protein, translating into MKRFLNNLKLSKKLLVAPLVVIIFMFILGGVSYVSLIIQKSATEDIFNHNFKNYQTTATVGKDLASVHANVYKAISWANANYDAKKIEQLGKEQLSALDRSVEAIATALKKKDNIKEEADLLQSVSNSLAEYKKAAYSAIDLSGSDLNMATMYMNTADNKFQILYKNLHELLELQNKLSQDRYDFSLKSFHSALIIFIIMVALAIGVSLLVSIAISNLVTAPIEKTIIVTEKIAEGDLTQKIDLYSNDEIGKLVSAIRTMGERLKSVLSETKSTADNVASAGQELSASSEQMSQGVADQSGKASQIASASEKMSQTIVNVAANSSTMAASAIETAKVAKQGKEIVSKSVDEVKAIATTVNKSAQLMSSLGERSRQIGNIVKVIKDISDQTNLLALNAAIEAARAGEQGRGFAVVADEVRKLAERTTTATSEIGAMIGSIQQEVEEAIDNMNEGTKRVEIGVEFASKAGDALHIIVNSVEDLQSIVQQIASSTEEMSTVSEQISGDIGMIASVTEDTSASSEHIAQSASNLAKLSSDLQSLVGQFKL; encoded by the coding sequence ATGAAGCGATTTTTAAATAATTTAAAATTATCAAAGAAATTATTGGTGGCCCCGCTGGTGGTGATAATCTTCATGTTTATTCTTGGCGGGGTATCATACGTCAGTCTCATCATACAGAAATCCGCCACTGAAGATATTTTCAATCACAATTTCAAGAATTATCAAACTACGGCCACTGTCGGCAAAGACCTTGCCTCAGTTCACGCTAATGTTTACAAAGCAATAAGTTGGGCCAACGCAAATTATGATGCGAAAAAAATTGAGCAACTCGGGAAGGAACAGCTCTCCGCATTGGACCGTTCAGTGGAAGCGATAGCAACTGCGCTTAAAAAGAAAGATAATATCAAGGAAGAAGCGGACCTTTTACAGTCTGTATCCAATAGTCTTGCTGAATACAAAAAAGCCGCGTATTCGGCAATTGATCTTTCCGGTTCAGATCTGAACATGGCAACAATGTACATGAATACTGCAGACAATAAATTTCAGATACTTTATAAAAACCTCCATGAGCTCCTGGAGCTTCAGAATAAACTGAGCCAGGACAGATATGACTTTTCCTTAAAGAGTTTTCACTCCGCTTTAATAATATTTATTATTATGGTTGCTCTCGCAATAGGGGTATCTTTGCTTGTAAGCATAGCAATTTCAAATCTCGTCACTGCGCCAATTGAGAAAACAATTATCGTGACCGAAAAAATTGCAGAAGGTGATCTGACCCAGAAGATTGATCTTTATTCCAATGATGAGATAGGCAAGCTGGTATCAGCGATAAGGACCATGGGAGAAAGACTCAAGTCAGTGCTTTCTGAAACAAAATCAACAGCAGACAATGTCGCATCTGCCGGACAGGAACTGAGCGCCAGTTCAGAACAGATGTCTCAGGGTGTCGCAGACCAATCCGGGAAGGCGTCGCAGATAGCTTCAGCTTCGGAAAAGATGTCACAAACGATTGTGAACGTCGCAGCCAACTCTTCGACCATGGCCGCTTCGGCAATTGAAACAGCCAAGGTCGCAAAACAGGGTAAAGAAATCGTCAGCAAATCAGTTGATGAGGTCAAGGCTATTGCAACCACAGTTAACAAGTCAGCCCAGCTTATGTCGTCGCTTGGTGAACGCTCACGGCAAATAGGAAACATAGTCAAAGTAATTAAGGACATATCGGACCAGACAAACCTGCTGGCTTTGAACGCGGCCATTGAAGCGGCGAGGGCTGGTGAGCAGGGCAGAGGTTTTGCCGTCGTTGCAGATGAGGTAAGAAAACTTGCGGAAAGAACAACGACTGCAACGTCCGAGATAGGCGCAATGATCGGTTCGATCCAGCAGGAAGTTGAAGAAGCAATTGATAATATGAATGAAGGCACAAAAAGGGTTGAGATAGGAGTTGAATTTGCTTCCAAGGCAGGTGATGCCCTGCACATTATTGTAAACAGCGTAGAAGATCTTCAGTCCATTGTTCAGCAAATTGCCTCTTCAACAGAAGAAATGTCAACGGTGTCTGAGCAGATAAGCGGTGACATCGGGATGATAGCCAGTGTTACCGAGGATACTTCCGCGAGTTCAGAACATATAGCGCAGTCAGCTTCTAATTTGGCAAAGCTCTCATCAGATTTGCAGAGTCTTGTGGGGCAGTTCAAGCTGTAA
- a CDS encoding SCO family protein, producing the protein MKKFLFLFAFCILLLLDNAYAHEAGKTGQEINVNEQLGAQVPLDIPFYNEAGGTVTFKELINKPTVIVPVYLSCNNTCPILLMGLADVIEKSKLQPGKDYQVLAVSFDENDTPKIASEKKPGYLKATNIPFPDDAWRFLTGSAESIQRFTQAVGFQFKREEMGFSHPVVLIFLSPEGRIVRYLYGVTFFPLEFELAVTEAAQGIPVSIARKALMYCMSYDTQGRKYVFNTLRVVATLMILTLVSFFIYLVVTGRKYRKETKL; encoded by the coding sequence GTGAAAAAGTTTTTATTTCTGTTTGCGTTTTGCATATTACTGCTCCTTGATAATGCTTACGCGCATGAAGCCGGAAAGACCGGGCAGGAAATTAATGTCAATGAGCAACTCGGAGCGCAAGTGCCTCTTGATATCCCATTCTATAATGAAGCAGGCGGGACCGTCACCTTTAAGGAGTTAATTAACAAGCCGACGGTCATAGTCCCTGTCTATCTTAGCTGCAACAATACCTGTCCCATCCTGCTAATGGGACTTGCAGATGTAATAGAAAAATCAAAGCTGCAGCCGGGAAAGGACTACCAGGTCCTTGCGGTCAGCTTTGATGAAAATGATACCCCCAAGATCGCGTCTGAAAAGAAACCCGGATACCTGAAAGCTACAAACATCCCGTTTCCCGACGACGCGTGGAGATTTCTGACAGGCAGCGCTGAAAGTATACAAAGATTTACACAGGCGGTGGGATTTCAGTTCAAGAGAGAAGAGATGGGCTTTTCACATCCCGTGGTCTTGATATTCCTGTCGCCGGAAGGCAGGATCGTTAGGTATCTCTACGGGGTGACGTTTTTCCCTCTTGAGTTTGAATTGGCTGTTACAGAGGCGGCTCAGGGCATTCCTGTTTCCATAGCGAGGAAGGCGTTGATGTATTGCATGAGTTACGATACCCAGGGGAGGAAGTACGTTTTCAATACGCTCAGGGTGGTTGCGACCTTGATGATCCTTACTTTAGTTTCTTTCTTTATCTATCTCGTTGTAACGGGCAGAAAATACAGGAAGGAAACAAAGTTATGA
- the coxB gene encoding cytochrome c oxidase subunit II, whose protein sequence is MFTTFLDRSANVDNVMFFIVGVSVFMLVLVTSLMIFFLVKYSRKKNPIAENIEGNLKLEIIWTVIPTILVLAMFYYGWVGFKIMRNPPKDALPVKVTARMWSWSFTYENGQKSEELNVPLNKPVKLIIISEDVIHSLFIPAFRIKEDAVPGMETYLWFNPDKIGTYDLFCSEYCGVGHHSMISKVNVMSQEDFSKWYAKKEEAAAPKVQDALAIMKKNSCLDCHTTGGTVEIGPSFKGIFGKTEEVITNGKEREVVVDEAYLKKSLLEPDADVVKGFDAIMPSQKGVLTDDEITVIIEYIKELK, encoded by the coding sequence ATGTTCACAACGTTTCTTGACAGATCGGCCAACGTAGACAATGTGATGTTCTTCATAGTCGGGGTATCGGTATTCATGCTTGTGCTTGTCACGTCCCTGATGATATTCTTCCTCGTCAAATACAGCAGGAAGAAGAATCCCATTGCTGAAAACATCGAGGGCAACCTGAAGCTCGAGATCATCTGGACGGTCATTCCAACGATACTTGTGCTGGCCATGTTCTATTACGGGTGGGTCGGCTTCAAGATAATGAGAAACCCTCCCAAAGATGCCCTGCCCGTGAAGGTGACAGCGCGCATGTGGTCCTGGTCCTTCACATATGAAAACGGGCAGAAGAGCGAAGAACTGAACGTGCCGCTGAACAAGCCTGTCAAACTGATCATCATTTCCGAGGATGTGATACACTCCCTCTTTATCCCGGCCTTCCGCATAAAAGAAGACGCGGTGCCGGGGATGGAGACATACCTCTGGTTCAACCCCGACAAGATCGGCACATACGACCTTTTCTGCAGCGAGTACTGCGGTGTGGGTCATCATTCCATGATATCTAAAGTTAACGTAATGTCTCAGGAGGATTTTTCCAAATGGTACGCGAAAAAGGAAGAGGCCGCTGCTCCCAAAGTCCAGGACGCTCTGGCGATCATGAAAAAGAACAGCTGCCTTGATTGTCATACCACGGGCGGGACAGTTGAGATCGGGCCGAGCTTTAAAGGGATATTCGGCAAGACAGAAGAAGTTATTACAAACGGCAAGGAACGCGAAGTTGTCGTGGATGAAGCGTATCTGAAAAAATCTTTACTTGAACCTGACGCGGATGTTGTGAAAGGATTTGACGCGATAATGCCTTCACAGAAAGGCGTGCTCACGGATGATGAGATTACCGTGATCATAGAATATATTAAGGAATTAAAATGA
- a CDS encoding trypsin-like peptidase domain-containing protein — protein MDQYNHDRRENRRNFLPWLLLILILAGIWWYLSRPGTLYDPHAKPRPVTARGDLAADEKNNIELFESTSASVVYITSIELRRSLFSMDVYEVPQGTGSGFIWDNNGMIVTNYHVIEDAGRVEVTLADHSTWKGVVVGAAPDKDIAVLRISAPAEKLRPITVGESKGLKVGQKVFAIGNPFGFDQTMTTGIVSALNREMKSATGRAIQGVVQTDAAINPGNSGGPLLDSAGRLIGVNSAIYSPSGASAGIGFAIPVDIVNRIVPELIRHGRVSRPGIGVSVANVSITRRMGIKGVLLINIQPGSTAEKAGLRGTKKIGDEIILGDIIETVNDKRVSSFDDLRNELEKYRIGDEVTLGVLRDDSKIKVRVRLEDTG, from the coding sequence ATGGACCAGTACAACCATGATCGTCGCGAAAACCGCAGGAACTTTCTGCCGTGGCTGCTGCTTATCCTGATACTTGCAGGCATCTGGTGGTATTTGTCCCGCCCCGGGACGCTTTATGATCCTCATGCGAAACCGCGTCCTGTTACCGCGAGAGGCGACCTTGCGGCAGATGAGAAAAACAACATTGAACTGTTTGAATCCACCTCCGCGTCAGTGGTCTACATTACAAGCATCGAGCTTCGGCGAAGTCTTTTCAGCATGGATGTTTATGAGGTCCCGCAGGGGACAGGCTCAGGATTTATCTGGGACAACAACGGCATGATCGTCACAAATTACCATGTCATTGAAGACGCCGGCCGTGTAGAGGTGACCCTTGCAGACCATTCCACCTGGAAGGGGGTTGTTGTCGGAGCGGCCCCTGACAAGGACATTGCTGTCCTGAGAATTTCCGCTCCTGCGGAAAAATTAAGGCCGATCACGGTTGGTGAATCAAAGGGCCTCAAAGTAGGGCAGAAGGTTTTTGCTATCGGCAATCCCTTCGGATTCGACCAGACAATGACCACCGGCATTGTCAGCGCGCTTAACCGCGAGATGAAATCTGCCACCGGCAGGGCCATTCAGGGGGTCGTCCAGACTGACGCTGCTATTAACCCGGGCAATTCAGGCGGCCCTCTTTTGGACAGCGCTGGAAGGCTCATAGGCGTGAACTCTGCGATATACAGCCCTTCGGGCGCAAGCGCGGGGATCGGTTTCGCTATTCCCGTGGACATAGTCAACCGCATTGTCCCGGAGCTTATCAGGCACGGAAGGGTGAGCCGTCCCGGCATAGGCGTATCTGTCGCTAATGTGAGCATCACCAGAAGGATGGGGATCAAAGGCGTCCTGTTAATCAATATCCAGCCGGGCAGCACAGCGGAAAAAGCCGGTTTGAGAGGAACAAAAAAGATTGGAGACGAAATCATACTCGGCGACATCATTGAAACAGTAAATGATAAACGTGTGTCGTCTTTTGATGATCTGAGAAATGAACTTGAAAAGTACCGCATAGGAGACGAAGTGACTTTGGGAGTGTTGCGTGATGACAGTAAAATTAAAGTGAGAGTGAGACTTGAAGACACCGGGTAG
- a CDS encoding cytochrome c oxidase subunit 3: MNKENLIEEKHDYQGAKMGMWMFLFTELLLFTGLFLLYSTFRSKFSQEFHTASAELNRTIGTVNTVILLTSSLTMALSINAIKEGKKYLSIMFQRLTIFLALFFLINKYFEWSAKIHHGIYPNSPELLQRGKGETIFFGLYYLLTGIHGLHVIAGIVLITIMMALTKKDRINKETFIKLENTGLYWHLVDIIWVYLFPVFYLIS, translated from the coding sequence ATGAACAAAGAAAACCTCATCGAAGAAAAGCACGACTACCAGGGCGCGAAGATGGGGATGTGGATGTTCCTTTTTACCGAGCTTCTTCTCTTCACGGGACTGTTCCTGTTGTATTCGACATTCCGTTCAAAGTTTTCACAGGAGTTTCACACGGCCTCTGCTGAATTGAACAGGACCATCGGGACAGTGAATACAGTCATTCTCCTGACAAGCAGCCTGACAATGGCGCTCTCGATCAACGCGATAAAGGAAGGTAAAAAATATCTGTCAATTATGTTTCAGCGTCTCACGATATTTCTGGCGCTCTTTTTTCTCATCAATAAATATTTTGAATGGAGTGCGAAGATCCACCACGGCATCTACCCGAACTCCCCTGAACTTCTGCAGCGCGGCAAGGGCGAGACAATATTTTTCGGGCTCTACTATCTTTTAACGGGCATTCACGGCCTTCATGTTATCGCGGGCATTGTTCTCATAACGATCATGATGGCCTTAACAAAGAAAGACAGGATAAACAAAGAGACATTCATCAAGCTTGAGAACACCGGGCTTTACTGGCACCTGGTTGATATAATCTGGGTATATCTTTTCCCGGTATTTTATTTGATAAGCTGA